The Flavobacterium sp. 1 genome contains the following window.
GAATTTCACACCGATTAAAACATTATCCACAACAGCTTTCTGGAGGACAGCAACAACGTGTTGCCGTTGCCAGAGCTTTGATCAATGACCCTAAAATCATTCTTGCCGATGAACCTACAGGAAATCTGGACAGTAAAAATGGAAACGAAGTGATGGAATTACTTACCGATTTACATACTAATGGGGCGACAATTTTGATGGTTACACACTCAGATTATGATGCTTCTTTTTCCCAAAAAACGATTCATATGAAAGATGGAATAATCCTTTCTGAAAAAATGAATAGTCGTAATGTTGATGTTTTAATTAGCCAATAAATCCAGAAAATCATGATAAAAAATTGGATAAATATATTTTTGTACCACACAAAGAACAATAAGTTTTTTACAGCTTTAAACATTTTGGGTTTGAGTATTGGAATCGCGGGATTAATTTTTGCGTTGCTGTATTGGAATGACGAACAGAGTTACAACGAATGGAATCCAGAGAAAGACAAAGTCTATCAGGTTTTGGTCGATATTGGAGATAACGAAGCAGGAACAAATACTCCAGTTACCATTGAACCATTCTTAAAAAATGAGCCTAATATTGAAAAGATGATGTACTGCGAAAATTGGTACGAATCCCCACTTTATAAATATAAAGACAAAAAAATAATTATTCAAAAATTGTTTAACGCTCAAAATAATTTCTTTGATTTTTTTCCTTTCGATTTTCTTCAGGGAAATCCAAAAACCGTATTACAAAATGAAAACAGTATTGCTATGAAAAAAGAAACGGCAATACAATTTTTTGGAACTGAAAATCCAATCGGAAAACAAATTCAATATGAAGATCAAATTCTAACCGTAACCGCTGTATATAAAATTGCTGGTAATTCATCGATTGCTCCTGATGCAGTAGTGAACAATATGAAAAGAAGGATTAATCTAGATAAAGACAATTGGGGAAATTTTAATAATGGTTGGTTTATCAAGTTAAAAGACCCTTCAAAAGCGAATGAAATTTCGAAAAAAATCACTTCAATTTACTATCAAAATAAAATAGTTAAAGAAGCAAAAGGAGAAGGAATCAGTCCAAAAGAATTTGAATCAAAATATGGACATTTTAATTTCATATTAGAACCTCTTTCAGTTTCCAGATTACACTCTAAAGGTCAAGGAATGCCTGAAGGGAATGGGAATTACCAATTTCTACTGATAATGGTTGGATTGTCTATTTTAATTTTGATATTATCTATAGTCAACTATATCAATCTGGCAACAGCAAATGCTATTCGCCGAGCCAAAGAAGTAGGTGTACGAAAAATTGTTGGTGCTTCAAAAGCTGAAATAATCAAACAGTTTTTGTTTGAAACTATAATTACTGTTTCGATTTCTATTTTGCTGGCATTAGTTATTGTTGAACTGTCATTACCATATTATAATGAGTTTTTAGATAAAAAATTAATCATTTATGGAAATCAATTTTATCTCCAAACTATATTCATTTTTATAATTACTGTAATTTGTGCGGGCGTTTTTCCAGCAATATATGTATCTAATTTTGAAACTTTAAAAGTATTGAAAGGGAATTTTGGTAGAAATAAAAGTGGTGTCTGGCTTCGGAACGGAATGTTAATTCTACAATTTAGCATTGCTTCCTTCTTTATTATCGGTT
Protein-coding sequences here:
- a CDS encoding ABC transporter permease encodes the protein MIKNWINIFLYHTKNNKFFTALNILGLSIGIAGLIFALLYWNDEQSYNEWNPEKDKVYQVLVDIGDNEAGTNTPVTIEPFLKNEPNIEKMMYCENWYESPLYKYKDKKIIIQKLFNAQNNFFDFFPFDFLQGNPKTVLQNENSIAMKKETAIQFFGTENPIGKQIQYEDQILTVTAVYKIAGNSSIAPDAVVNNMKRRINLDKDNWGNFNNGWFIKLKDPSKANEISKKITSIYYQNKIVKEAKGEGISPKEFESKYGHFNFILEPLSVSRLHSKGQGMPEGNGNYQFLLIMVGLSILILILSIVNYINLATANAIRRAKEVGVRKIVGASKAEIIKQFLFETIITVSISILLALVIVELSLPYYNEFLDKKLIIYGNQFYLQTIFIFIITVICAGVFPAIYVSNFETLKVLKGNFGRNKSGVWLRNGMLILQFSIASFFIIGSYIVYEQVRYLANKNLGFSGEQVLEIFYYKPEAIRNAKNSEQQIFDRYTTIKNEISKIKGVEQVATGAFKFGGGNDSSSSFSYKGNNIQGQNLAVDFGMLEMMKIEMAQGRYMNPKIASDTINSMMVNETALKIMNEKNPIGKIVDWNGNKLKIIGVVKDFSLYNPQGKVPPMVFFHFKTIGWMIGNIQHIYVKVKAENTEQTIADIEKFWTKNVDSDYPFQYDFIDKSYMRTYKTYVKQKNLFSLLNVIVIIIALFGLFALASYSIERRMKEIAIRKTLGAETNALLTELSKQYIIFSLIGFLIALFPVYYLLNKWLENFANRIDISIYPFIIGFIALLSLTLLVVLSKAYQATRVDVLKYLKYE